Below is a genomic region from Phragmites australis chromosome 20, lpPhrAust1.1, whole genome shotgun sequence.
ATAGCGCATGACAACATTTCCTGTAGCACCTCAATGTCTTGATCTTGGCACTGGATTGGGATGACAGAGGTCTTAGTGATGTTTATCTTGAGCCCGGACGCATCGCCAAAGCGTAGCAGGATCTCCTTAACAATGGCCAAGTCATCTTCACACGGCTTAGGAAGAGCACAACGTCATCGGTGTAGAGCGACACATGGTGATTGGGGCCACGTGCCAGGAGGGGCTGAAGCAGGCCCTGAGCGCTCGCAGAGGTGATCAAAGCATTGAGGACatccatgatgatgatgaacagCATGGGCGAGAGGGGATCTCCTTGGCGGAGCCCACACTGATGCATGATCTCCTCACAAGGGTCGCCGTTGACCATCACCTGCGTCGTGGATGTGCGCAGGAGATTGCAGAGCAGGTTACACCAATTGTGTCCAAAGCCCAGATGTAGCAGCACATCCAGCAAGAAGGACCAAGACACAGAGACAAATGCTTTGGAAATATCCAACTTGAGCATGACCCGGGCGCGCTTCTGTTGGTCGAGCAGCTGAGCCATCTGTTGCACCAGCACAAAGTTGTCGTGGATGCAATGGCATTTCACAAACACGGTTTGGTTGCAGGAGACCAAGGCAGGTAGCTCCGGCGCCAGCCAGTTAGCCATCAACTTGGCCACCAACTTGGTGAAACTGTGAATAAGTCTGATCGGTCGATAGTACTTGACCTCCAGAGCATTGAACTTCTTTGGGAGCAGTGTGACGAAGGCCAAGTTGAGTAACAAGAGATTTTGTGCGTTGCCCCGCTGGAGAGTGCGTAAGGCGGCCATGATATCGCCCATGATGATGTTCCAGCAGGTTCTGTAGAATCGGCCGGTGAAACCATCTGGGCCAGGCACCTTGTCGAGCGGGAGTGTCATGACCGTGGCCCGCGCCTCCTCCTTTGAGAACAGGGCCTCCATGCCAGACACGTCACGGGGCAGTTGGTAGAAAGCGCCAAGATGAAGTGTGGCCAACCGCTCCTCTACTGTCCCCAGTAGAGCAGAGTAGTAGTCCCACATTGCCTCCTGTTTATCTTCCTGCCCGGTAATGATATGTTCGCCGACCTTAACCTTTGCCATGaagttcttcctcttcctgtaACAAGCATAATGCTGGAAATAGGACATGTTGGCATCACCCTCACGCAACCAGGAGATGCGCGATCGCAATCGGGCAATGGTCCGCTCAAGGGACACCAGCCCGAGGCGATGATGCTTTAGATGGCATTGCAACCAAGCTTCCACGACCGAGAGCACTCTGGAATCCTATGCGATCTCGAGGCGATGGAGCAGTTCCTTGGCGTGTCGTAGTTGTAACTTAACGTGCCCCACCTTGCACTCACTCCAGGCTTGCAAGTTGCGCGACAACCACTTGAACTTGATAGATACACGCTGGAGCAGGCCACACGTGTCCACCGACACCGTCCAAGAGCGCTCGACTGCTTCGTGAAAGCCCTCTAGCTTCGGCCAGTAGCTTTCAAAGTGGAAACAACACTTCCCACGGATGTTGTCCCTCGAGCCCAAGGTGAGGGGACAGTGGTCCGAGATCATGGTGGTAGAGCTTTGGAGGATGCAGTCCGAGTACAGGTGTTCCTAATCGTTAGAACAGAAGACACGGTCGAGTTGAACGAGCGTCGGCTTAGCCCGATGGTTGGACCAAGTATACTTGCGGCCTAGCAAGGCCATCTCCCTGAGCTCCATGTCATTGAGGAACCGCCGAAAGCGTCCCATGAGGGCCCGATTAACGTTGTCGTTGTTTTTGTCTTCAGACACGTAGATGAGGTTGAAATCACCCGCCACAGCCCATGGTCCAGAGCAAACCGAATGGATGTCATGCAACTCCTGGAGGAATAGCACCTTTGTCGTGTTGTCCTGAGCGCCATATACCCCAGTGAACCACCATGGTGAACCGGAGTCAGGAGCGAACTGGACCAAGACGGAGTATGTGTCAATCCGCAAGACAAGTGCGCAACAAAGGCTGCCCTTCCAGGCCACAAGGATGCCTCCTCTGGAACCTTTGGCTGGGAGCACGACGAATTGATCAAAATTGGCACCGAGCATGGACATGATAGTGCGGTGCGAGATGGAGGCACGCTTCGTCTCCTGGATACAAACGATGTCTGTGCAGGAGGTTGCGACCACATCACGAACAGCAACGCGTCGAGCATGTTGATTGAGTCCCCGAGCGTTCCagatcaaaatatttgaaaaaaccATTGTAAGAAGTGCGTGATACAATGACAAGGAAACAAACTAGCTAAGGGTCCACAGAGACGACCATCGTCACTGTGTCACGGAACTCCAGGAATCTCTCCTCCAGCACAGACTAGCCGAAGAGCACCATGGGCGGTGCTTTTGAACTGAAGGTCGTGGCAGCAGATGATTGGTTGGCCTGGTGACCTTCTCCAAAAAGGCCTCTGTCGGTGTCTTCAGATCATTGGGTGTAGTAGAAGGCTGGGCCGGTCGCCGTCTGGAATAGACGATCGAGATGACCCTATGGCCAGGCTTGCTGTGCACCGGTGGCTCCTGCCCAGGGTCTGCTACCTACAGAACTGAACCAAAGAGGCCCAACCCACATGTAGGAGACGGCAGCCCAGGACGGCCCAGGTCGAACCATAGAAGGGTGCCCCCGATGGGAGAGTATCATCCACCTTGGGAAGGAGCGTAGTCGTCGCTTGCTGCGAGGTCCACCGCGCTGCACGGGAACCCAGCTTTTATTGCAGGGGACTGTTGGTGAAACCGTCTCAGAGATATCCCGAGTCAGGTGGTCCTCCTCTCCCTCAGCTGCGCGTCTAAGGATGGCCCCAGTAGCAGGTAGGCATTGATTGGTCCTCCTCGTATAGCTCCCGTTGTTTGAACTGGTCCCCCGGCATTTTAGGCGGCTATCCCCCGGGTCCATCTGCAGGAACCAGCTGAGGGCCCTCCATAGCCTCCCCATGCACCACGTGGCGTTGACTGGAGTAGGACAACAGGTGAGGTGCCAGAGAGGACAGGTCACCTACGTCCCTGGAAGTGCCGCCATCACCGTCCTCGGGAGATCCGCCCCCGCGATCGAAGCTTTGGAGCCGATGCTGCCATCTGTTGTTGTCACTACTACCGCAGTTGTCAGAATCGAACGACGGGGTTGGCGGGGGCGGGGGTGTGAAATCCTGCACCCCAGTGAGATGGACGTCAACCGGGTACACAAGCATCTGCTTGCCGGTGGTAGGAATGTTGGGTAGCAACAGCTCTGGCTCATCGATGAGAAGCTCAAGCTGTGGTGGGAAGGACTCAGGCCGCGAGGTCCACAAAGTGAGCCAGAACTCGGAGATGTCCGAGCGGTCCGCCGTGGAAGGGTGAAGGCTCTCGACCCAGCTGAACAGGCTGAGGAGGTGTGTTGTCGTCGCAAGCGACCAGGCGTGGAGGGGGACCTCGTTCAAGGAAAGTTCAACGCGGTAGAACAGTGAACGACCGGAGGTGTGAGCATGGTGCGTCCACAGCTTGAACAGCGTGCTAAACAAAGGCGTGCAGATGGGCCAACTACCGTTGAGGACCCGATGCGCCGTAGCCTCATTGGGCAGAAAGAGGAGGAAGTCCTTCGGCACTGAACGGTGGATGACGAGGTTGCCGCTGGCGATAGCGAAGTGGGCGGCAATGGCATCGGCAACCTGACGGGGGGCAACCGGAGGTCTGTTACCGATGATCAAGACAAACACAGTGCAGCGTAGGTCCTCCTCCACCCACAGTAGACTCTCTGAGCAGTCGATCACGCAACTGTTCCATTGGGCCAGCGACTTGTCCGGTGAGTGGGAGGCCGCTGGTTCCGGAGCAAGCTGTACCTACTCGGACGGGTGCGAGATACCCAGAGCGGAGGCAGGTGGGGCCCCGCCCATCGCCGAGACCATGCgcaagcggcggcggtggcgcgaaCGCCTGCAGCGACGATGCGAGGGGGCACCCTGGTCAGCGGCATCAGAAAGCGCCGCACTCACACCTTCGGCAACAGCTGCGTCACGGGAGTTTGCAGGAGGGTGGGCGGCGCCTGGCCGATGCGGATTGTGAGGAGGGGCCATGCCGGAAGCCGCGCACGCCATAGGCTCCATCGGCGGTGAGAGCCTGGACCAGTCGAACCGGCAAGGCTCTTTGAGAGGGGCTTGCTGGGTCCCAGCCGCGACGGCTGCGTGTTAGCAAGGATGCAGACACTCCGACGCGCGGTGGCCGAAGGCGAGGCACCGGAGGCAACGCATCCGGCTTCAGCACTGTGAAGCCTGGTGCCCTAGCCCCAGGTAGTTGAAACACTTGCAGTGCAGGCTGGCCGGCACGGGCCTGTGCGGGTGGCGGGAGCAACATCGACGGGAGTGTCTGCTGCTCACTGTGCGCCAGTCTTCCGCATCCGGGCTGTCCACTACCTGCGGGACTCGGTGGACCTCAGAACAAAGGAGGAAGCGCACCCTATGCTCACCTGGGGAAGGTGGAGGGATGGGCGTCGAAACCGAAATGGCTGGGGTCCTCAACGCATCACAGAAGGAATGGCGAGCCAGTGCCGAGGCAGAGCCTCCAGATGAAGGATAGGCGGGGTTGTCGTCGTGCCAGTGGAGAGCCTTGGGTCGGCCTCTAGATAGGCTCATCGGCACGAACGGCGCGACGAGGGGGGAGAGGGTGGATCCCGGCGCCATGGGAGGGTGGTTGGCCGTCCGCGGCAGGGAGGACAGGGCCGGTGAGGTGGCCGCTGGGCCTGCTGTAGGCGTTGTCGTGGGGTTGGGAAGAGAGGCGccgtgaggagaggagagagacatTCTATCTTTTTCATATATTAAGAAATCAGATTATGACACCTCTGTCTCAGGGCTTTTTGACCTCGCTTAATCTCCAGCGTTAGTGATTGTCGCGATGCTGAGGAGGAATTAATCCAAGTGCGAAGAGGAAAATCTCATGGACCAGCTGAAGACGCGATAGCGAGTAGTTTAGAGACTTGAGAAAGTTGAACACTAATTAATAATGGATCCAGTGGTGGGCCTATCTTGGGGCATGAGTGTACATCGgtacatctaatttattttgcAAATAGTTGactatatatcatatataatagttatagatattattagCTGTTAAACTTTTAGAATTATGTACGGTATTATGACTCAACAAATCATTTATACTCTCTGTAGCCTTTTCTTACTACTGCACTTCATCATCTCAAAGTCCAATTAGTTTCTGGTGGTCCAAATGTGTAACGTAGCTTGATTATTGAatagaggacttttacagtacacctaaatgagtgcatgctgtccattttcttcatccggtggtttagattagcCCAATAATACTCTATCACCtatcagtatcatgggtatcattaaagagtatcatgggtatcataagggtaggattgaaaaaaaatcatgataaacttgtaaattatatgtttaattagtgaagatcaaaatgttagtttattcttcggataaactttcacttattctgttcatttcatttattagagTTTCCAGCTTCCatcggtcggtcgatgatgggtgatgAAGGTCCAAaatccggtcagtcaatgacgtaattacccctaagggtatcaagataattacaataatacttactaaaatggacggttggatcataacaatgatactctctatcatctagtatcatggtgtactatAAAGGTTCtcattgaataattttttttagctatgtACATTTATTCTTAAAATGTTAGACCCACAActaaatggatcatcattataAAAGGTGGACAGATTGTATGAGAAAGATATTACTATTTCCATGTTTAAGTAACGATTACATCTTAATTATGCTCAATACTTTCTTCAAGGACTTCATATCGAAGGGGTTCATGTATGGCCCACATTAGCTACTAAGCTCTGCCCCATGCCCAAGCTAGGCATGGGAGCAGAATCCATGGCCAGCAACATATAGATCAGCATAGCAAGGAGGAACCCGAGGTATATATGAAGAGCGGATTCCATGGGCAGCATAGCAACAGTAGAATATGAGGCGTAGGACATTCCATGGCTAGCAACATATATAGGTGACGTGGAATCTATGGAACAGGGAAATCGTGGTCAACGACGATGTTCAATCTGACTGAGAAACGAGAATTAAGGAGCCTCATTCCATGAGCAATGTCGTGCCATTATTGGTAACAGATTTGCCAAATCTCTCAATCACCTAAATATGAACTAGAATTAGGGTTTTGAGTTAGCGATTTGGGTTGAGGATTTGGGGATTTAGGGCACCGTGCAAATTACCTTGCTCTCACGAGTTTAGGGTATGTTTGTTTTAGGCTGCTTCTGTCTTCTGCTTTTGTCAGAagcccagaagccagaagcccaaacaaactgATTTGCTGAAAAAtggtttctggagaagccagaagcctgttgaaaagtggcttctggagaagctgagaagctagctGAAAGTAGATTTTTTGAgaagtagtgtgctgagaagccaaaaaaataattataaaattcaacagctaaaattcaaaagcagtttttcaaaaaagtcaaaaacacaacttttcagagaagctagaagcaaaagcacaaacaaatagaccctaagAGGGATGGCCAGGTAAGGCCTGCTGGACTAGCGGTGGTGACGAGTAGGATGGCGAGGTGGCACGGTGGTGGAGGACCACTAGTGAACGGTGAAAGTCAGTGAGGGCGTCACATGTCACTGTGGTTAGCGAGGTGACAGTTAGCAGCGACGGCGGCCAAAGACGGAGGAGGATGGTAGGGCAAGGGAGCTCCGCTAAACTTGAAGAAGAAAGGGTCACGCCGGCGAAAATGAGGGAGAAGGCATGccatgggagagagagaggaggaactCCAACAGGCTTCGCCGTCGCCGAAGATGGACGACAGGGGTGGCTGGAGGCATCGGGCATCCAGGTCGTGTGTGGTGGCAGCGTTGGGTGGTCGGGTCGGATGAAGAAAAAGAACGGGAGAGAGGGGGGATGGATAAGGTTAAAACTGAGAAGCCAATCTAAACggtgtgaagaaaaaaaaaaactaaggacGAAGGAAACTCAGGGTCGGGTTACAAAGGGGTGAAAATTGTCATTCTCAATAAACAGGGGTAAAAAtttgcctttttctttctcctaaaAAACAAATCTATTGGCGTAGGGGGAAATGATGAAAAGGAAAGATAGTAGCCAAACACATTTTGGATAAAAATGGAGAATAGGGTTACCATCAGGGGCAAATAAGGGATTTTTTCTCTCTAAAGAATTTTGGCATGAAAAGTTCTATAAATATGGAGCCATCTCCATTGCAAGTGATTTCAGACATCGTAGCTAGTTGAAGTGGTTCTACTCGTGGTTTCTCAAACTCTCAATGGCTTTGGCGTTCTTTGTTTTACTCCTGCTATTAGCCCCAGCGGTTCACGTCGTCGTCAGTCAGAAGCCAGGTATGATTCTCGCTTCACTGCATTGATCATATAACCTCAGAATTGATGACtcgtgcatgcatggatgcaggCTTCCTGAGTATCGACTGCGGCCTAGACGCCAACTACAGCGGTTACAATGACGCCAAAACCGGCATCTTCTACGTCTCCGACGGCCAGTACGTCGACAGCGGCGAGAATCACAGGGTGGCCTCCGAGCTCGAGAGCTTGTGGCCGAACCAAATCCGAAGCCGAACGCTGCGGAGCTTCCCGTTCGGCCTGCGGAACTGCTACTCGCTCCCCACCGTGGCCGGGACGAAGTACCTGGTGCGGGTGGAGATCGCGTACGGCAACTACGACGGCAAGAACAGCTCGACGCTGCAGTTCGACCTGCACCTGGGGGGCAACTTCTGGTTCACTTCCCGCCCGAAAGCCGACACCAACTACGTGTCCGAGGTGGTGTTCGTGGCGTGGGCGAGCTGGGCGCCGGTGTGCCTGGTGAACACCGGCAGCGGCACGCCGTTCGTGTCCGCGCTGGAGCTGAGACAGCTCGGTGACAAGCTCTATCAGCCCCTCGATGATGCGCCCGACCTGATCATGTCCGCGTGGACACGGGAGAACATGGGTTCAAGCCCTTCAATTACCCGGTATGTTAGATCTTCCTGTGGGACCAGAGCTAATTGGAGATGGAGGGTGGTTGGGCCCAACAGATACCATGTGCATTCATTTTTATGAATTTGTTTTTAGTTGGTTGAATCAATTTATATATGTATGGAATTGTGCGGGATCTGAAAAGGTTCAGTTGTTTAGTTCGTTGAATCATACTATTCCGTTCAGGATGAGATAGTTTAGATTTTTAGAATATACCGAGAAGATGATGTACCGAGCCGTGCGGTAAAATCGGTCGAACAACCTAGTACAAGTTCTATCAACTCTCTTAATCACTTATGATTGGTGATGATAAGTGACTATTAATTAGTATTAAGGattttagttaaatattagttacaattagatattattaaccataactaattattattataggtatttagtgatgattattCACAACTTAAGTTATGATTATCTAGaattagtaatgattagtactaattatcatagtttgttgataataataaatataaaaattattatttttgtaaaataattaagttatatatgGATATAATACATGACTTTTAagcaattaaatatattttcGTATCATCTCATACATCCAACTAAACACATTCTTGTACCATCCTATACAACTAACCAAATAATCTACATGTACTACCTCATCCAAGATCATCCGGTCCATCCAAGACGATCCCATCCCATTTAACTTCATtcaaacaaccaaacacaacCTTAAATATTGAATACCACATATTCAAACGAAAAAGGATTGGCCACAAAAGAAATATTACTAGCTTTGTCATTTAAAATACTTTTGTAGTATTATAATTTTGCTACTAGAAAGTAATCAGAACTTAGAAAAATGCGTACCAGTTTCCCTCAAATAAACAAAAGATATATCGCCAACATGTAAATCAAAATCTTAAAATAAAACCGGAGAGAGCACATTTCTTTGTGGTGTTATGATCTAACTTTCAATCATATAACTTTTTTTCTTGGATTTCATTAAGGTATCCTGAGGATCCATATGACCGTTTCTGGTGGCCGATGGATGAGGTTAGCTCACGGTGGGCAAATCTATCGACCATAAAGCCCATCGAGTCAGATCCAGACACCAGTTTCGCCGTGCCCTCGTCCGTTCTGCAGACGGCAATCACGGCAGCTGGCAATGACACAGTGCTCACCGTCAAGACATGGCAAGACTACAGGACGTCGGACTCCTCCTTTATGGTGTTCCTGCACTTCGCCGACTTCCAAGACGGCCAACTTCGACAGTTTGGCATCTACATCAACTACATCAACGAGACTCAATCGGGACCGAGCAAGAAGTTGTACAGCCCCCCGTACCTGACTGCTTCCTGTCAGTACACCGTTGAATCCTATAAGGCTACCGATGGCAAGTACAACATAACTCTCGTTGCAACTGCAAGCTCCATACTTCCCCCAATGATCAATGCGTTGGAGATCTACAGAGTCGTTCCAGTCGACAACTCGACGACATTCCCTAAAGATTGTAAGCCCTGGCTATGTCTTCCCTCTCACTTTCGCACACACCTTCAAAAGAGAATCTATATATCTTTCTTCATATTGGGATGTTTAGTCTTCTTTTTTCAATCACAAGGACATATACGCACACCATTACGCACACACAACACACTTACACATCTACGATTGTATCATTTATCACACGTCTATAAATTTTACTGTTCAAAACACTCACGTAAATGATAGACACCATGATTTATACTCCGGTGGGTAGAATAGTATTACCATCACACCAACACCAACACGTGCTTTCTAATAGGGATGGTCAGGTGCCTGCGTACTTTGAGAGACGAAAAGGGTGAATGGCTGGATGCAATTACTTTTCTCTTCAATACGAGGAATGGCTGGGTGCAATTACTTTTCTCTTGGATACGAATTGTAGAAAAAGATAGAGGTGTACTTCACTACTTTCAATTTAAGTTAGAGGTGTACATTGTTATATCCGACTTCATCATTGAGAGCGATTTAGGAGCAGTTTTTGCACCACGGTTTAGGATGGCAATGAGACTTTATGGGCAAAGTAGTGCCTACCATATCCGGCCCGCCCGGAAATTTCCAGGCATGTCtatcatagaaaaaaaaaattgacccGGTATATCTAGTTTACCAGTGGACctcggtaaaaaaaaattaccatattTACCggtattttgtttgaattatatttgaattttgtccGATATATTCGATATATCCTATTTATTGGTTACCTCTCGTAAATTTTGTTTACTGGTAAACAAAACCCTGCTGTCCATGACCACCCCTCACGACAATTCAAGATCTTTGCCCATGGACGCTCCCGGTGGGCATGCTGATATATCCGCCAAGACGTGAACAACGATCAGCCAATGTTACATTTAACAACAAATGTTCACAGATCAATAAGCACTCGACTCGTTTGGAACACAAAATTACACCGTTTGATGTGAAGTTTTTGCAACATTCCTGTGGATTTCCTGCATTCCAAACATGGCCTAAATAGACAAATTAAGTGGACGGTACAAATTGTCCATGGCCGGCACTAACATGCCTGCGGCATAAAATCCATGGAGAGGCTTCCATCCATGTCAGCTGTTTTTCCCGGTGGCCGGCACATCAACCTTTCCTTCCTGCATATGTACCAGCAAAAGAGAACACAAACGTGATGCCAGATTGCCAGTGAACGGTGGACCCTCTCGATGTGCCGCCTGACACCTCCGGCGGCGAGGAGCGACAAGAGCCTCACCCTCCTGCACACAGCGGTGGCGACGAGCTGCGCACCCTTCATCTTGAGCATCAGACTGCAGACGCCCACCTGATGCGCCCAACATGGTCGATCAAATGTCGCTTAAGGTTATCGCACTTAACTGGATCTTGAAACAGGGATGTTAAAATGGTTTGCCAAAGATTATAcattgagttgattttttttcttttcctctcttgtATATGCAATCGGTTTGAGAAATCGTGTATGTGGGCGATTACACTTAGTTCTCAAACGTAGTCCTGACCATATTTTTTGTGCCCCAGTTGATGCCATCATGGCTATCAAACTCGAGTATGGAGTGAAGAAAAACTGGATGGGTGATCCATGTTTCCCAACCAAATACGCTTGGGAGGGCGTGAAATGCAGCAATACAAGTTATAGTGCTATGAGGATTACATCACTGTGAGTATCTGAAACATTATTTAGAAGGTCCTACATATATTATTGGTGCATTTGATTTATGTTGAACTACAAATTCTCATGCAGAGATCTCTCCAACAGCAATTTGCATGGAGCAATATCTAAGAATTTTACACTGCTCACGGCACTCGAGAATTTGTAAGTGTTAGATGACAGACTAATGTCCTCTTCTTTCATTATTTATATATGTCCCCAGCTTCCACGTTCCATGCATGAGCGACAATCCCATTCTACTATATGTGGTCATGTTAAGGTCCTGTTTATTTCAGATTATAAAAGTTAGATTgtgatcaaaattcaaaaactgaaacaaacagttggattgtaaaagctggattctgatcacaatccaaaaactgaaacaaacaccTAGttggaaaagctggattgttacaatccaacacacagattgtaacaatccagcaatctgctttccaccagattgtaacaatccagcaatctgctTATGACCTACTTATGTAGGTTCTATTCAGGTAACACGCAACACACCACATTTTGGTGCATGTTTTGTTTGGTTTCAAAATCTGCAGTTGCCAATTGAATAGATGAGACTATTGTAGGAGAGCATTTCTTTTGTGACAGCATATTTGGCATAACTGTGTCGTCATCTTTTCCAATTTATAAATTGGATCATTCTTTCTGGTTACATCTCTCAAAAATTATTGTATCTTCGTCTATGGTTTTGACCATATGCCTCCAACAAATTTAAATGGGCATAATGGAGTGAGAAAATTAATTGATAACCACAGCATACTTGTCATGACTATATTCCCAAGGACTCATGTATAAGGTTTTTATCCCCTAAGACCTGCTTAACAAATGGGTCATATATCATAGATCATGCTGCAGCATGATAGAACCtagatttttttccaaattcctTTCGTGTAGAGTTTGAATCAACTATCTATATATGTTTGGTTTTGCTCACTGTAGTCGTGCAAATATTTCAGGGATTTGTCTTACAACAACTTAAGTGGGCCAATACCTAATTCCCTAACAAGTGTGCCCTCCCTACGAGTTCTGTAAGTGGATACATCTGTTGCAAATTATTACCAAGCCATTGACTTCATCAATTGCCTTTCACTCTCTTCACTTTCTACAGAAATTTGTCTGGCAACCATTTGAGTGGCGACTCCGTATGTAAAAATTACACTGGATCACTTGTTTTCAGGTTTTGATTTTCTTCTCAAAGTCTCCTTTTCCATTAATATGCTTCTGAACTTTTTATTGTATCTCTCCCTGTGACCTTAAAACAAGTGACTGTTTAAGATGCTTTCTCCTCGAAAGTAAACCCCAACCTGATTGTCTTATGTAATTTCAGATATGACTCTGACGGTAATATGTGCAACAAACCACCGCCAAGCCCGCCAAGAAACAAAGTAGCTATCATAACTATTTCAGTAGTGGTTCCTGTGCTGGTAGTAGTTGTACTTCTTGCATATTTCATctggagagagaaaagaaagccTAATGGTGTGCATCCTATTGCTCTCTTCGTTATTGACATGTACTAATGTTTTCAGTTTATAATACTTGACTTTTCTGTTAAATATCTGATACTAGTGCAACCAGTTTCCACGCATGAcccagcaacagcaagagacCCACAACTTGAGAACACTCCAGGGAGCAGACAAGGTCATGAGGGCCACCTGCAAAATACAGAGAATCGCCTGTTCACGTACAAAGAGCTAGAGAAGTTCACTAATAATTTCAAACGATTCTTAGGGCAAGGTGGTTTTGGGCCTGTGTACTATGGCCGTTTAGAAGATGATACCGAGGTTGCTGTCAAGATGCGTTCTGAGTCATCATCACATGGACTTGGTGAATTTTTAGCTGAGGTACCAAATTTCTGTCACCTAGAAAAGTTCAAGAGGCACTATAAAtctaattttgtaattaatcTATTTTCCTATGTTTTGTGTATTGTTACATAGGTTCAGAGCTTGACAAAGGTGCATCACAAGAATCTAGTGTCTTTGGTTGGTTACTGCATGGAGAAAGATCACTTGGCACTGGTTTATGAGTATATGACTCAGGGCAGTCTTTTT
It encodes:
- the LOC133901195 gene encoding probable LRR receptor-like serine/threonine-protein kinase At1g51810 — protein: MALAFFVLLLLLAPAVHVVVSQKPGFLSIDCGLDANYSGYNDAKTGIFYVSDGQYVDSGENHRVASELESLWPNQIRSRTLRSFPFGLRNCYSLPTVAGTKYLVRVEIAYGNYDGKNSSTLQFDLHLGGNFWFTSRPKADTNYVSEVVFVAWASWAPVCLVNTGSGTPFVSALELRQLGDKLYQPLDDAPDLIMSAWTRENMGSSPSITRYPEDPYDRFWWPMDEVSSRWANLSTIKPIESDPDTSFAVPSSVLQTAITAAGNDTVLTVKTWQDYRTSDSSFMVFLHFADFQDGQLRQFGIYINYINETQSGPSKKLYSPPYLTASCQYTVESYKATDGKYNITLVATASSILPPMINALEIYRVVPVDNSTTFPKDFDAIMAIKLEYGVKKNWMGDPCFPTKYAWEGVKCSNTSYSAMRITSLDLSNSNLHGAISKNFTLLTALENLNLSGNHLSGDSVCKNYTGSLVFRYDSDGNMCNKPPPSPPRNKVAIITISVVVPVLVVVVLLAYFIWREKRKPNVSTHDPATARDPQLENTPGSRQGHEGHLQNTENRLFTYKELEKFTNNFKRFLGQGGFGPVYYGRLEDDTEVAVKMRSESSSHGLGEFLAEVQSLTKVHHKNLVSLVGYCMEKDHLALVYEYMTQGSLFDHLRGKNGVAETMNWGTRVRVVLNAAQGLDYLHKGCNLPIVHRDVKTSNILLGHNLQAKIADFGLCKTFFSDTQTHISGTAAGTAGYMDPECYLTGRITESNDVYSFGVVLFEVVTGEPPIVPGHGHIIQRVKQKITTGDISLVADARLGGAYDISSMWKVVDIAMMCTSNSAAQRPTMAAVVVQLKESLALEEAREDSCARANPGSDITGSVFAYSPLAR